In Dolichospermum flos-aquae CCAP 1403/13F, the following proteins share a genomic window:
- the speA gene encoding biosynthetic arginine decarboxylase, with the protein MGVESTADEIVKMPSNGHKAELKRQKQKQLLVPSPITGDLPLPWKIENSEDLYRIEGWGKPYFSINAAGHVTVSPKGERGGSLDLFELVNALKQRNLGLPMLIRFSDILEDRIERLNACFAKAIARYNYPGVYRGVFPVKCNQQRHLIEDLVRFGKPHQFGLEAGSKPELMIALALLDTPGALLICNGYKDQEYIETAMLAQKLGQTPVIVLEQIEEVDLAIAVSRQLGIKPILGVRAKLSTQGMGRWGTSTGDRAKFGLTIPEIMEAVEKLGAADLLGSLQLLHFHIGSQISAINVIKDAIQEASRIYVELAMLGADMKYLDVGGGLGVDYDGSQTNFYTSKNYNMQNYANDIVAELKDTCDEKHIPVPTLVSESGRAISSHQSVLIFDVLSTSDVPLDPPSPHQEGESPIIKYLWETYQSINKENYQEFYHDAAQFKEEAISRFNLGILRLKERAKAERLYWACCQKVLTLIRQEEYVPDELEDLEKIMASIYYINLSVFQSAPDCWAIDQLFPIMPIHRLDEEPTRRGILADLTCDSDGKIDRFIDLRDVKSVLELHEFEPGKPYYLGMFLNGAYQEIMGNLHNLFGDTNAVHINLTPKGYQIEHVVKGDTMSEVLSYVQYDAEDMIENIRQRCERALEEQHITITESQRLLQTYEQSLQRYTYLNS; encoded by the coding sequence ATGGGTGTCGAGTCAACCGCTGATGAAATTGTGAAAATGCCGTCTAATGGGCATAAAGCTGAATTGAAACGCCAAAAACAGAAGCAACTACTAGTCCCTAGTCCAATTACGGGAGATTTACCTCTACCTTGGAAAATTGAGAACAGTGAAGACCTGTACCGGATTGAAGGTTGGGGAAAGCCTTATTTTTCGATTAATGCGGCTGGTCATGTGACTGTCTCCCCCAAGGGTGAACGTGGTGGGTCATTAGACTTGTTCGAGTTGGTAAATGCTTTAAAGCAGCGTAATTTGGGGCTACCCATGTTAATCCGGTTTTCTGATATTTTGGAAGACCGAATTGAGCGATTAAATGCTTGTTTTGCCAAAGCGATCGCTCGCTATAACTATCCTGGGGTATATCGGGGAGTATTTCCCGTTAAGTGCAATCAACAACGCCACCTGATCGAAGATTTAGTGAGATTTGGTAAACCCCATCAATTTGGTTTAGAAGCAGGTTCTAAGCCAGAATTAATGATTGCTCTAGCCTTGTTGGATACGCCAGGCGCATTGTTAATTTGCAACGGCTACAAAGACCAGGAATACATCGAAACAGCGATGTTAGCCCAGAAGCTAGGACAAACACCAGTGATCGTCCTAGAGCAAATTGAAGAGGTAGATTTGGCCATTGCGGTCAGCCGTCAATTAGGCATTAAACCCATCTTGGGAGTAAGAGCGAAATTAAGTACCCAGGGAATGGGGCGTTGGGGAACTTCCACAGGCGATCGCGCTAAGTTTGGCTTGACAATTCCCGAAATTATGGAAGCTGTGGAAAAATTAGGTGCAGCCGACTTACTCGGTTCTTTGCAGTTATTACACTTTCACATTGGTTCTCAAATCTCTGCTATCAATGTCATTAAAGATGCCATCCAAGAAGCCAGCCGCATTTATGTGGAGTTGGCCATGCTGGGGGCAGATATGAAATATTTAGACGTTGGTGGTGGCTTGGGTGTAGATTACGACGGCTCTCAAACCAACTTCTACACCTCGAAAAACTACAATATGCAAAACTATGCTAACGACATCGTGGCAGAGTTAAAAGATACCTGTGATGAAAAGCATATTCCCGTACCAACATTAGTGAGTGAAAGTGGCCGGGCGATTTCTTCCCACCAATCGGTTTTAATCTTTGATGTTCTCAGCACCAGCGATGTCCCCCTTGATCCCCCTTCTCCTCACCAAGAGGGAGAATCCCCAATCATTAAATATCTCTGGGAAACCTACCAATCCATCAACAAAGAAAATTACCAAGAGTTCTATCACGATGCGGCTCAATTCAAAGAGGAAGCCATCAGTCGTTTTAACTTAGGAATTTTGCGCCTCAAGGAACGCGCTAAAGCCGAGCGTCTTTACTGGGCTTGTTGTCAAAAAGTTTTAACTCTGATCCGTCAGGAAGAATACGTACCTGATGAGTTGGAAGACCTAGAAAAAATCATGGCTTCCATTTATTATATCAATCTTTCCGTGTTTCAATCAGCACCGGACTGTTGGGCGATAGATCAACTATTTCCCATTATGCCTATACATCGTCTGGATGAAGAACCAACCCGGAGAGGAATTTTAGCGGATCTAACCTGTGATAGTGATGGGAAAATAGACCGCTTCATAGATTTGCGAGATGTCAAATCAGTGTTAGAACTGCACGAATTTGAGCCGGGGAAACCTTATTATCTGGGAATGTTCCTGAATGGAGCGTACCAGGAAATTATGGGGAATTTACATAATCTTTTTGGTGACACTAACGCTGTTCACATTAATTTAACACCCAAAGGTTATCAAATTGAACACGTTGTCAAGGGCGATACCATGAGTGAAGTTCTGAGCTACGTCCAGTATGATGCTGAGGACATGATAGAAAATATTCGCCAACGGTGTGAGCGAGCTTTAGAAGAACAGCACATTACTATAACAGAATCTCAGCGACTACTACAAACTTATGAGCAAAGTTTACAACGGTATACTTACTTGAATAGTTAA
- a CDS encoding sugar phosphate nucleotidyltransferase: MKAMILAAGKGTRIRPITYTIPKPMIPILQKPVMEFLLELLRQHGFDEIMVNVSHLAEEIESYFRDGQRFGVQIAYSFEGKIDDDGKLVGEAIGSAGGMRRIQDFSPFFDDTFVVLCGDALIDLDLTAAVKWHKSKGAIATIITKSVPKEEVSSYGVVVTDENNRVQAFQEKPSTEEALSTNINTGIYIFEPEVFKYIPSGVEYDIGSQLFPQLVADNAPFYAIPMDFEWVDIGKVPDYWRAIRGVLSGEIKNVQIPGHEVAPGIFTGLNVSVNWDKVDITGPVYIGGMTKIEDGAKIIGPAMIGPNCWICSGATVDNSVIFEWSRLAPGVRLVDKLVFGRYCVDKTGASIDVQAAALDWLITDARQTRPSEIPLEHQAIAELLGANVN; encoded by the coding sequence ATGAAAGCGATGATTCTTGCAGCGGGAAAGGGTACTCGTATCCGTCCCATCACATATACAATTCCCAAACCCATGATTCCTATTCTGCAAAAGCCGGTTATGGAATTTTTACTGGAGTTATTGCGCCAACATGGATTTGACGAAATTATGGTCAATGTCAGCCATTTGGCGGAAGAAATAGAAAGTTATTTCCGTGATGGTCAGCGGTTTGGAGTGCAGATTGCCTATTCTTTTGAAGGTAAAATTGATGATGATGGTAAACTCGTCGGCGAAGCTATTGGTTCGGCCGGAGGTATGCGGCGGATTCAAGACTTCTCACCATTTTTTGATGACACATTTGTAGTGTTATGTGGTGATGCTTTAATTGATTTAGATTTAACTGCGGCGGTAAAGTGGCATAAATCCAAAGGGGCGATCGCTACTATTATCACCAAATCAGTTCCCAAAGAAGAGGTTTCTAGCTACGGTGTGGTGGTTACTGACGAAAATAATCGCGTTCAAGCTTTCCAAGAAAAACCTTCAACAGAAGAAGCCCTTAGCACTAATATCAATACAGGTATTTATATTTTCGAGCCAGAAGTGTTTAAATATATACCCTCTGGAGTGGAATATGACATTGGTAGCCAGTTATTCCCCCAACTTGTAGCAGATAACGCCCCTTTTTATGCTATTCCCATGGATTTTGAATGGGTAGATATTGGTAAAGTTCCCGATTATTGGCGAGCAATTCGTGGTGTTTTATCAGGAGAAATTAAAAATGTCCAAATCCCCGGACATGAAGTCGCTCCCGGTATTTTTACTGGGTTAAATGTATCTGTAAATTGGGATAAAGTTGATATCACTGGACCTGTTTATATTGGGGGAATGACCAAAATCGAAGATGGGGCAAAAATTATTGGACCAGCAATGATTGGTCCAAATTGCTGGATTTGTAGTGGGGCTACTGTAGACAACAGTGTAATTTTTGAATGGTCGCGTTTAGCTCCAGGAGTCCGCTTAGTAGATAAGCTGGTGTTTGGGCGTTACTGTGTAGATAAGACGGGAGCATCTATTGATGTGCAAGCTGCGGCTTTAGATTGGCTAATTACTGATGCTCGGCAAACTCGACCTTCAGAAATACCTTTAGAACACCAAGCGATCGCTGAATTATTAGGAGCAAATGTTAATTAG
- a CDS encoding response regulator transcription factor, which translates to MAAAKILVIDDDPAVRNLIQRFLLKQNYQVESAEDGKTGLSMFEQFNPDLVILDVNLPDVIGFNLCQEMQSRSGVFVLLLTSRTDEADKIRGFSKGADDYLTKPFGLGELEVRVAAILRRQRVVTNAEQQRLIFDKLTIDSIGREVMLNSEPILLTALEFDLLYFLASHPARVWRRSELIQKVWDYEYVGDQRVVDVHIGQIRKKIEIDPTQSTLIHTIRGVGYKFECATSN; encoded by the coding sequence ATGGCTGCTGCCAAGATTCTTGTAATTGACGACGATCCTGCGGTTCGGAATTTAATCCAACGCTTTTTACTCAAACAAAATTATCAAGTTGAGTCTGCCGAAGATGGTAAGACTGGTCTAAGTATGTTTGAGCAATTTAACCCTGATTTAGTAATTCTAGATGTTAATTTGCCGGATGTGATTGGTTTTAACCTCTGTCAAGAAATGCAGAGTCGTAGTGGTGTATTTGTGCTACTACTGACTAGCAGGACAGACGAAGCGGATAAAATTCGCGGTTTTTCTAAAGGTGCTGATGACTATCTCACTAAGCCATTTGGTTTAGGAGAGTTAGAAGTTAGAGTAGCAGCAATTTTAAGGCGGCAGCGGGTTGTAACTAATGCAGAACAGCAACGTCTTATCTTTGACAAACTAACTATTGATTCCATAGGACGGGAAGTAATGCTTAATAGCGAACCCATTCTCTTAACTGCTCTGGAATTTGACTTATTATATTTTTTAGCTAGTCATCCAGCTAGAGTTTGGCGACGATCTGAACTGATCCAAAAAGTTTGGGACTATGAATATGTTGGGGATCAACGGGTTGTAGATGTCCATATTGGTCAAATTCGTAAGAAAATTGAAATCGATCCGACTCAATCAACATTAATTCACACTATCCGTGGTGTAGGGTACAAATTTGAATGCGCTACTTCTAACTAA
- a CDS encoding TerC family protein, protein MLDQIFNYLDFHFSIEASIVLLILVFLEAVLSADNAIALAAIAQGLEDKKLEGQALNIGLVFAYVLRITLLLTATWVQKFWQFELLGAGYLLWLVFQHFSSQEDESNHHHGPRFKSLWQAIPVIAFTDLAFSLDSVTTAIAVSQETWLVITGTTIGIVTLRFMAGLFIRWLDEYANLEDAGYITVAFVGLRLLLKVINDDLVPPQWLMVTAIGIILAWGFSKRTVVELVPEEKEKAEVLK, encoded by the coding sequence ATGTTAGACCAAATATTTAATTACCTAGATTTTCATTTCAGCATCGAAGCTTCTATAGTCCTCTTAATCTTAGTGTTTTTAGAGGCAGTGCTATCGGCTGATAATGCGATCGCCCTCGCTGCGATCGCCCAAGGACTAGAAGACAAAAAACTAGAAGGTCAAGCCCTAAACATTGGTTTAGTATTTGCTTATGTCCTCCGAATCACCCTATTGTTAACAGCTACTTGGGTACAAAAATTTTGGCAATTTGAACTATTGGGCGCTGGTTATCTCTTATGGCTAGTATTCCAACACTTTAGCTCTCAAGAAGACGAATCCAATCACCATCACGGACCACGTTTTAAATCTCTGTGGCAAGCTATACCCGTGATTGCCTTTACCGATTTAGCCTTTTCCTTGGATAGTGTAACCACAGCGATCGCCGTTTCTCAAGAAACATGGTTAGTAATCACTGGTACAACCATCGGTATTGTCACCCTCCGATTCATGGCTGGATTATTTATCCGCTGGTTAGATGAATATGCAAACTTAGAAGACGCAGGTTACATCACTGTAGCGTTTGTAGGTTTACGTCTGTTATTAAAAGTCATCAACGATGATTTAGTCCCACCACAATGGCTCATGGTGACAGCTATTGGTATCATCTTAGCCTGGGGCTTCTCTAAACGCACCGTTGTGGAATTAGTTCCAGAAGAAAAGGAAAAAGCCGAAGTCTTGAAGTAA
- a CDS encoding CPP1-like family protein: MSDQSPYEKLGVSEDASFDEIQDVRNRLLERHGGDGNVREVIEAAYDAILMERLRMRQEGKIKVPERIRFPEKRVRSSPQTSQTLGQQSPAWLKRSIDQPTLTDVLLPGAWYLGLSATSVLYPGGSGQVLQLSLVVGVAIGVYFLNRKEGKFGRAVLFTLVSLIAGLIAGGLLAGLTLPLPLITLTANQFSTLLTFILMWLVSSFLR, encoded by the coding sequence ATGAGTGATCAAAGTCCCTACGAAAAACTTGGGGTATCAGAAGACGCAAGCTTCGATGAAATTCAGGATGTTCGGAATCGCCTGTTAGAACGACATGGTGGTGATGGCAATGTCCGAGAAGTTATTGAAGCTGCTTATGATGCGATTCTAATGGAGCGCCTGCGGATGCGCCAAGAAGGTAAAATTAAAGTGCCTGAACGCATCCGGTTTCCAGAAAAGCGAGTTCGATCTTCTCCCCAAACAAGTCAAACCCTTGGTCAGCAGTCTCCTGCATGGCTAAAGCGGAGTATAGATCAGCCTACGTTAACTGATGTACTGCTACCAGGAGCTTGGTATCTGGGTTTAAGTGCAACTAGTGTGTTATATCCCGGTGGTAGCGGACAGGTTTTACAACTGTCCTTGGTAGTTGGGGTAGCTATTGGTGTTTACTTCCTCAATCGCAAGGAAGGAAAATTTGGTAGAGCGGTTTTATTCACGTTAGTTAGTTTAATTGCTGGCTTAATCGCTGGCGGTCTACTTGCTGGCTTAACATTACCATTACCATTGATAACTTTGACAGCGAATCAGTTTTCGACGCTGTTGACTTTTATATTGATGTGGTTAGTAAGTAGCTTTTTACGTTAG
- the ndk gene encoding nucleoside-diphosphate kinase, which yields MERTFLAIKPDGVQRGLVGEIIRRFETKGFTLVGLKFMKVSKELAEKHYDVHRERPFFPGLVEFIISSPVVAMVWEGEGVVVAARKIIGATNPLTAEPGTIRGDFGVNVGRNLIHGSDAQETAQTEIALWFKEEELVAWQPHSAPWLNE from the coding sequence TTGGAACGCACATTTTTAGCAATTAAACCTGACGGTGTACAACGCGGCTTGGTGGGTGAAATTATCCGCCGATTTGAAACTAAGGGCTTTACCCTAGTGGGCTTAAAGTTTATGAAGGTTAGTAAAGAATTAGCGGAAAAACATTATGATGTTCACCGTGAAAGACCTTTTTTCCCTGGTTTAGTGGAATTTATCATTTCTAGTCCAGTGGTAGCCATGGTTTGGGAAGGCGAGGGCGTTGTGGTAGCAGCCAGAAAAATTATTGGCGCAACCAACCCTTTAACAGCAGAACCAGGCACAATTCGCGGCGATTTTGGCGTTAATGTCGGTCGCAACCTCATTCATGGTTCTGATGCTCAAGAAACCGCCCAAACAGAAATTGCGCTGTGGTTTAAGGAAGAGGAATTGGTTGCTTGGCAACCTCATTCCGCACCTTGGTTAAATGAGTAA
- a CDS encoding DUF2811 domain-containing protein, protein MNTTVPLFTEIPETLQESMNNYLQSHPDWDQTRVLTAALSLFLLQNGESDRRAARVYLETLFHQ, encoded by the coding sequence ATGAACACAACAGTTCCTCTCTTTACCGAAATTCCCGAAACATTACAGGAATCCATGAACAACTATCTGCAAAGCCATCCTGATTGGGATCAAACCCGCGTATTAACAGCGGCTTTATCGCTATTTTTGCTGCAAAATGGCGAAAGCGATCGCCGAGCGGCTCGTGTTTACTTAGAAACTTTATTTCATCAATAA
- a CDS encoding segregation/condensation protein A produces MDAAELLETITHLIEQAEKGEIDPWDVRVIEVIDHYLELMSPEAKTIRGYESDLSQSGQAFLSASMLVLFKANTLVQLSTVYNTPEKVLDDTLLGIEDGLLYPAHRLHLEQHLRRRPAAMPPPKRRVTLQELIDQLQIMASQLKLVKKVDKPRRFKGRPSVQTMREALELAHQENLTQVALEIEQVLYGAAKEQNSEEQYWNLEELIDLWIQTKQPEKNGEHHESEHGNLVSVFWALLLLSAQSKVELFQKEFYQEIQIRLPS; encoded by the coding sequence ATGGATGCAGCCGAATTATTAGAAACAATTACACACCTGATTGAGCAAGCTGAAAAAGGGGAAATTGACCCTTGGGACGTGCGAGTTATTGAGGTGATTGATCATTACTTGGAATTAATGTCCCCAGAAGCAAAAACTATCAGAGGCTACGAAAGTGACTTATCTCAATCTGGACAGGCTTTTTTATCAGCATCAATGCTCGTATTATTTAAAGCTAATACATTAGTTCAGTTATCAACAGTATATAATACTCCAGAAAAAGTTTTAGATGATACACTATTAGGAATTGAAGACGGCTTGTTATATCCGGCCCATCGTTTGCACCTAGAGCAACACTTGCGTCGTCGTCCGGCCGCTATGCCACCGCCAAAACGTCGGGTGACTTTGCAAGAGTTAATAGACCAGTTGCAAATTATGGCCAGCCAGCTAAAACTGGTAAAAAAAGTTGATAAACCTAGGCGGTTTAAAGGTCGGCCTAGTGTGCAGACCATGCGAGAAGCTCTAGAGTTAGCGCACCAAGAAAATTTAACCCAAGTCGCGTTAGAAATAGAGCAGGTGTTATATGGTGCTGCTAAAGAGCAAAATTCAGAGGAACAATATTGGAATCTAGAAGAACTGATAGATTTATGGATACAGACAAAACAACCAGAGAAAAATGGGGAGCATCATGAATCAGAACACGGTAACTTAGTTAGCGTTTTTTGGGCTTTACTACTGCTATCGGCTCAATCTAAGGTAGAACTATTTCAAAAAGAATTTTACCAGGAAATTCAAATCCGCCTACCTAGCTAA